One Nitrospirae bacterium YQR-1 DNA window includes the following coding sequences:
- a CDS encoding HAMP domain-containing protein — MPYKVSIHTKYALIIWLISIILVFIMLSVFYFVAHKDALSLKASLQNQYVSNYELDHEKKIKQLSGFLSHLFFDLLYELNIEGMDQFIEKIKSEMDVSAIKIADSTGKVLTEGTYENASPGSYIDISKLQPPNALALVISKTTTGHMVLFPIGLNKNTIGYGQVEFSDKPLADFLCKQDEILNEGWSAFSSRLFQTGLIILLVVIAVSIIFSVVLSRRLSAPLKELQNAAMAVYNGKKSQPIPVRGNDEFSNFIRLFNEMTAKIANYTEELEISVKERTRELDDNTQIQQVINNILKIAIEPTPLKEKLQNVL, encoded by the coding sequence ATGCCTTATAAGGTAAGCATTCATACTAAATACGCTTTAATCATCTGGCTGATTTCTATAATCCTGGTTTTTATTATGCTTTCAGTTTTTTATTTTGTTGCGCATAAAGACGCCTTATCTCTAAAAGCCAGTTTACAGAATCAATATGTAAGTAACTACGAGCTGGACCATGAAAAGAAGATAAAACAATTGTCGGGATTTTTGTCTCATCTTTTTTTTGACTTACTTTACGAGCTCAATATAGAAGGGATGGATCAGTTTATAGAAAAAATAAAATCCGAAATGGATGTTTCAGCAATAAAAATAGCGGATTCAACCGGAAAAGTTCTGACAGAGGGCACCTATGAAAATGCCTCACCCGGCTCTTATATAGATATCTCAAAACTACAACCTCCGAACGCTTTAGCACTTGTAATCTCAAAGACTACTACAGGGCACATGGTTTTGTTTCCAATAGGATTAAATAAAAACACTATAGGTTACGGGCAGGTGGAGTTTTCCGATAAACCGCTGGCAGATTTTTTATGCAAACAGGATGAGATACTAAATGAGGGATGGAGCGCCTTTAGCAGCAGACTGTTTCAAACCGGTTTGATAATCCTGTTGGTCGTTATAGCTGTTTCCATTATATTTAGTGTGGTACTCTCCAGAAGGCTTTCCGCCCCATTAAAAGAGCTTCAAAATGCGGCTATGGCTGTATATAACGGGAAAAAATCCCAACCTATACCAGTAAGGGGCAATGATGAGTTTTCTAATTTTATCAGGCTGTTTAATGAGATGACGGCAAAAATAGCAAATTACACGGAAGAGCTTGAAATAAGTGTAAAGGAACGAACGAGGGAGCTTGACGATAATACCCAGATACAACAGGTAATAAACAATATACTAAAGATTGCCATAGAGCCCACGCCGCTTAAAGAAAAACTTCAAAATGTTTTATGA
- the pgsA gene encoding CDP-diacylglycerol--glycerol-3-phosphate 3-phosphatidyltransferase, producing the protein MEETSEIKIEEIKVKTIRFNIPTALTLSRILLIPVFLYVTPAYPVTGAAVFALAAITDFLDGYLARRSGQITTFGIIMDPIADKFLVIAALILLVDMGSLSIWPAVVIIVREFLITALRVVALSKDIVIKAEMGGKLKTGAQIAGILCMIVESNLLGINLYTPGLMFLWISVFLAVVSGIQYTVLFWRKI; encoded by the coding sequence ATGGAAGAGACAAGTGAAATCAAAATAGAGGAAATTAAAGTTAAAACAATACGTTTTAACATTCCTACAGCGTTGACATTAAGCAGGATTTTACTAATCCCCGTGTTTTTGTATGTAACTCCTGCATATCCGGTAACAGGGGCGGCAGTGTTTGCACTGGCTGCGATTACAGATTTCTTAGATGGCTATCTGGCAAGACGTTCGGGACAGATTACAACGTTTGGGATAATTATGGATCCGATAGCAGATAAGTTTCTGGTCATAGCAGCTCTAATCCTTCTTGTTGACATGGGCTCTCTCTCCATATGGCCTGCCGTAGTTATTATTGTCAGGGAGTTTCTTATTACAGCTCTCAGGGTTGTGGCTCTGTCGAAGGATATTGTAATAAAGGCGGAGATGGGCGGCAAACTTAAGACCGGAGCGCAGATAGCAGGTATTCTTTGTATGATAGTGGAGAGCAACCTCCTTGGGATTAACCTCTACACCCCGGGACTTATGTTTTTATGGATTTCAGTGTTTCTTGCCGTTGTTTCAGGCATCCAATATACTGTTTTGTTTTGGAG